A genomic segment from Spinacia oleracea cultivar Varoflay chromosome 3, BTI_SOV_V1, whole genome shotgun sequence encodes:
- the LOC130469557 gene encoding uncharacterized protein, whose amino-acid sequence MAGGTAKLAVPGYFTQTTLHVVLGRGYSHLGCLDGFTVDFFKKHWVRVGFSRDIPENTGHLRPISLRNTVYKCASKCMVARLKLVLPSIILPSQHAFISGRFMTDNILLSHEVIEKINGRRRGGTNLASLKIDMSKAYDRVHWISSDQIAKFVKVIPYPPFSFSSAWTFCLECFN is encoded by the exons ATGGCAGGGGGTACAGCCAAGTTGGCTGTACCTGGGTATTTTACCCAAACGACGCTGCACGTCGTTTTGGGCAGGGGGTACAGCCATCTTGGCT GTCTGGATGGTTTTACTGTTgatttctttaaaaaacattggGTGAGGGTGGGTTTTTCG CGGGATATTCCAGAAAATACTGGGCATCTAAGGCCAATAAGCTTGCGCAATACAGTGTATAAGTGTGCTTCAAAATGTATGGTTGCAAGGTTGAAATTGGTTCTTCCCAGCATTATTTTGCCTTCTCAACATGCGTTTATTTCTGGTAGATTCATGACAGATAATATTCTTCTGAGTCACGAGGTTATCGAAAAAATTAATGGACGTCGTCGAGGTGGGACCAACCTTGCTTCTTTAAAGATTGATATGAGCAAGGCATATGATAGAGTGCACTGG ATTAGTTCAGACCAAATTGCGAAATTCGTCAAGGTGATCCCTTATCcccctttctctttctcttctgcATGGACATTTTGTCTCGAATGCTTCAATTAG